A section of the Styela clava chromosome 9, kaStyClav1.hap1.2, whole genome shotgun sequence genome encodes:
- the LOC144427410 gene encoding uncharacterized protein LOC144427410, giving the protein MSSANVDMECQSTTYKRRLADDNDDSSNVSKVKINVQCDTIKQNHREPAIEQTNSQQQVDFTNLCVLIKATKAGRQLRSYNPLVVSDSLKKLIGECESTRPLPSGDLLVKCVTTKQFSALIACNNLGNASTSIPVKTEKYLSRDFSAQCVIKHVPEDLTDNEIACFLAKFRVVQAKRLKRKTSSGFELCSTVLLNFSTNIVPSTVEIGYLRFKTHEYNPPPIRCFNCNRYGHIGKHCRG; this is encoded by the exons ATGTCATCTGCTAATGTCGACATGGAATGCCAGTCAACAACATACAAGCGAAGATTGGCTGATGACAATGATGATTCGAGCAATGTAAGCAAAGTTAAGATCAATGTGCAATGTGATACCATCAAACAAAACCACCGAGAACCTGCTATTGAACAAACGAACTCTCAACAACAGGTGGATTTCACAAATCTATGTGTGCTAATTAAAGCTACTAAGGCAGGCCGTCAATTGCGATCATATAATCCGCTCGTTGTATCGGATTCTCTAAAGAAATTAATAGGTGAATGCGAAAGCACCCGTCCATTACCTTCTGGCGACTTGCTCGTAAAATGCGTCACAACGAAGCAATTTAGCGCCTTAATTGCATGCAATAATCTAGGAAACGCTTCAACGTCGATCCCcgtcaaaacagaaaaatacctGAGTCGAGATTTTTCTGCACAGTGCGTTATCAAACACGTTCCAGAAGATTTGACAGACAATGAGATAGCTTGCTTCCTTGCTAAATTCCGCGTTGTACAAGCAAAGCGACTAAAACGTAAAACAAGCTCGGGCTTTGAACTTTGCTCTACGGTCTTATTGAATTTCAGCACAAATATTGTGCCTTCTACGGTTGAGATTGGATACCTGAGGTTCAAGACCCATGAATATAACCCACCTCCGATACGGTGTTTCAATTGTAACAGATATGGGCATATTGGTAAACATTGTCGCG GATAA